A stretch of the Porifericola rhodea genome encodes the following:
- a CDS encoding phosphoadenylyl-sulfate reductase encodes MKFEQIKQQLEKYKAEGKAMFTSSSFQTHSLVLLHILSRVDKNIPIFFLNTGYHFPESVAFAEEVADRFGLNLSRLNPQVPKHQQRDAEGNLLFTSDPDYCCYLNKTQPMDAVLREYDIWINGIRADQSRVRQAMKVEQAAPHDVTRFHPMLDWSIQEIFAYIREYDLPRHPLDAQGYASIGCEPCTKKPDPDMQEREARWYGMNKTECGLNTDLVKS; translated from the coding sequence GTGAAATTTGAACAGATTAAGCAGCAACTGGAAAAATATAAAGCGGAGGGCAAAGCCATGTTTACCTCATCCTCTTTCCAGACCCACAGCCTTGTATTACTTCATATACTTAGCCGCGTAGACAAAAATATTCCTATTTTCTTTTTAAATACTGGTTATCATTTTCCTGAATCAGTTGCCTTTGCTGAAGAAGTGGCTGATCGCTTTGGGCTCAACCTTAGCCGGCTAAACCCTCAGGTGCCTAAGCATCAGCAGAGAGATGCGGAAGGTAACTTACTGTTTACTTCGGACCCTGACTATTGCTGCTACCTGAACAAAACGCAACCTATGGATGCGGTACTTCGCGAGTACGATATCTGGATTAATGGTATACGTGCCGACCAAAGTCGGGTGCGTCAGGCTATGAAGGTGGAGCAGGCGGCACCACACGATGTTACTCGTTTTCACCCGATGCTAGACTGGAGTATACAGGAAATATTTGCTTACATCAGAGAGTACGACCTACCTCGCCACCCCCTTGATGCTCAAGGCTATGCCAGCATAGGATGTGAGCCCTGTACCAAAAAGCCTGATCCCGATATGCAGGAGCGCGAAGCACGCTGGTATGGCATGAACAAAACTGAATGTGGACTCAATACTGACCTGGTAAAATCTTAA
- a CDS encoding class I SAM-dependent methyltransferase, producing MKKMIRWAIRYVPRKYLQLFGQQLLNIIAFFYRGNNVQCPVDGKKYSKFLPYGRIETRSNALCPSSLTLERHRLMWLYLKNKTDFFTAQHKVLHVAPEICFIHRFEEMPNLDYTTADLESPWAKVKMDLHNVPFADNSFDVVFCNHVMEHVENDIQCMQELYRVLKPGGWAIIQSPVYNFAHTKEDPSITDPVEREKAFGQRDHVRMYGQDYGDRLRKAGFTVTEDDYVKQLPPEKVKWYALMDSEIIYFCQKTTAKQFDGNKEQAAETL from the coding sequence ATGAAAAAAATGATCCGTTGGGCCATTAGATATGTACCTCGCAAGTATTTACAGCTCTTTGGGCAGCAACTTTTAAACATTATAGCGTTTTTTTATCGGGGAAACAACGTTCAGTGCCCTGTAGATGGTAAAAAGTACAGCAAGTTTTTGCCTTATGGGAGGATAGAAACCCGCTCCAACGCCCTATGCCCCAGCTCTTTAACCCTGGAAAGACATCGCCTGATGTGGCTGTATTTAAAAAATAAAACAGATTTTTTTACCGCACAGCACAAAGTCTTACATGTAGCTCCGGAAATTTGTTTTATACATCGTTTTGAAGAGATGCCCAACCTGGACTATACTACGGCTGACCTGGAATCTCCCTGGGCTAAAGTTAAAATGGATCTACATAATGTACCTTTTGCTGATAATTCGTTTGATGTTGTTTTCTGTAATCATGTGATGGAGCACGTAGAAAACGACATACAATGTATGCAGGAACTCTACAGGGTGCTAAAGCCCGGAGGCTGGGCTATCATACAATCTCCTGTGTATAATTTCGCCCATACCAAAGAAGATCCAAGCATTACTGACCCTGTGGAGCGTGAGAAAGCATTTGGCCAGCGAGACCATGTGCGTATGTATGGTCAGGACTATGGCGACCGACTGCGAAAAGCCGGATTTACGGTAACCGAAGACGATTATGTGAAGCAGCTACCTCCAGAAAAAGTAAAATGGTATGCACTTATGGATAGTGAAATCATTTATTTCTGCCAAAAAACTACCGCCAAACAATTTGACGGCAACAAAGAGCAGGCTGCCGAAACATTATAA
- the rfbF gene encoding glucose-1-phosphate cytidylyltransferase, producing MKVLILAGGFGTRLSEETHLIPKPMVEIGGRPILWHIMKIYSSYGFNDFVILLGYKGYVIKEYFANYFLHQNDVTIDIANNKIETHSSNNEEPWKVTLVNTGLNTMTGGRLKRALPYLNDEPFMFTYGDGVSNVDIGALVDFHKNHDKLITMTAVQPEGRFGAMKIGDDMAVSSFEEKPEGEGGWINGGFFVCQPKVLDYIKGDEIMFEREPLNMLVRDRQLVAYKHKGFWQCMDTLRDKRTLESMWEEENPRWKIW from the coding sequence ATGAAAGTACTTATACTTGCCGGAGGATTTGGCACCAGACTTAGCGAAGAAACCCACCTAATCCCCAAACCTATGGTGGAGATTGGTGGACGCCCCATCTTATGGCATATCATGAAAATATACTCCAGCTATGGTTTTAATGACTTCGTAATTTTGCTGGGCTATAAGGGCTATGTTATTAAAGAATACTTCGCCAACTACTTTCTTCACCAGAACGATGTTACGATAGACATTGCTAATAATAAAATTGAAACCCACAGCAGCAATAATGAGGAGCCATGGAAAGTAACACTAGTCAATACTGGCCTCAATACCATGACTGGAGGGCGACTAAAGCGCGCTCTCCCCTATCTCAACGACGAGCCTTTTATGTTTACCTATGGTGATGGTGTAAGCAATGTAGATATTGGCGCGCTGGTAGATTTTCATAAAAATCATGATAAGCTCATTACCATGACAGCCGTGCAACCGGAAGGTAGATTTGGTGCCATGAAAATTGGAGACGATATGGCTGTAAGCAGTTTTGAAGAAAAGCCGGAAGGCGAAGGTGGCTGGATCAACGGTGGCTTTTTTGTATGCCAACCCAAAGTGCTGGATTATATAAAGGGAGATGAAATTATGTTTGAGAGAGAACCCTTGAACATGTTGGTACGTGACAGACAACTGGTAGCCTACAAACACAAGGGATTCTGGCAATGTATGGATACCTTGCGCGATAAACGAACGCTGGAAAGTATGTGGGAAGAGGAAAATCCTCGTTGGAAAATCTGGTAA
- a CDS encoding DinB family protein codes for MSAFIKDFLEYNQQANLQFIRSFQVDGFADERGIKLFSHILNAHHIWLSRVRDVSATFGVWDIHIANSFTQLNKQNFTDSIQLLNEEPDLSRIISYNNTKGASFKNSIQDILLHVVNHSSYHRGQIASIIREKGFTAPVSDYIYYKRDTL; via the coding sequence ATGAGTGCTTTCATCAAAGATTTTTTGGAATACAACCAGCAGGCTAACTTACAATTTATTCGCAGCTTTCAGGTAGATGGGTTTGCTGACGAAAGAGGCATTAAGCTTTTTAGCCACATCCTTAACGCCCATCATATCTGGCTTTCAAGGGTACGCGATGTGAGTGCCACTTTTGGGGTGTGGGATATCCATATTGCCAATAGTTTTACGCAATTAAATAAGCAAAATTTTACAGACAGTATTCAGTTACTAAACGAAGAACCCGATTTGAGCAGAATTATCTCCTACAATAATACAAAGGGAGCATCTTTTAAAAACAGCATACAGGATATTCTCTTGCATGTAGTTAATCACTCCAGCTATCATAGAGGGCAAATAGCCTCTATTATTCGGGAAAAAGGCTTTACAGCTCCTGTATCTGATTATATTTACTATAAAAGAGACACATTATAA
- a CDS encoding heavy-metal-associated domain-containing protein, which yields MKTYKFKTNINCGGCVETVASYLDNSQDILQWEVDTQHEDKVLSVMGKESLEPKDVVDIINLAGFSAKPLKKGILTKLFGS from the coding sequence ATGAAAACCTATAAGTTTAAGACAAACATCAATTGTGGCGGTTGTGTAGAAACTGTTGCTTCGTATCTAGACAATTCTCAGGACATTTTACAGTGGGAGGTGGATACACAACACGAAGACAAGGTGCTAAGTGTGATGGGTAAGGAATCACTAGAACCCAAAGATGTCGTAGACATTATTAATCTGGCAGGTTTCTCTGCCAAACCTTTGAAAAAAGGAATTTTAACCAAGCTTTTCGGAAGCTGA
- a CDS encoding NAD-dependent epimerase/dehydratase family protein, translating to MKIFVTGHNGYIGAHLIGLLKAKGYEVSGCDINLYEGCAWEDYKKPDHELIKDVREISEEDLKGHDAVMHLAALSNDPMGDINEELTYQINLEGSVRLAELAKKAGVSRFLFASSCSIYGKGAKLDMDENDPVNPLTAYATSKIESEKRIGALADEHFSPVFLRNATAYGYSPMLRIDLVVNNLLACAVSKGNIAIKSDGSPWRPLIHCKDIAHAFVALAEAPQDKMHNKIINIGANSENYQVRDVADQVQKLLPEAEIVYTGEVGEDPRNYKVNFDLLYSLLPDFKLEYDLKKGMQELYDKLLEHKFSADDFDGDQFVRLRTLAKRLNLIQSS from the coding sequence ATGAAAATATTTGTTACCGGACATAATGGTTACATAGGCGCCCACCTGATAGGCCTGCTCAAAGCAAAAGGCTACGAAGTCAGTGGCTGCGATATCAATCTCTATGAGGGTTGTGCCTGGGAGGATTACAAAAAACCAGATCATGAGCTTATCAAAGATGTCAGGGAAATAAGTGAAGAAGACCTGAAGGGGCATGATGCTGTGATGCATCTGGCAGCCCTCTCAAACGACCCTATGGGGGATATTAATGAGGAGCTTACTTATCAGATTAACCTGGAAGGTAGTGTAAGACTGGCCGAGCTTGCGAAAAAAGCGGGCGTAAGTCGCTTTCTTTTTGCCAGCAGCTGCTCTATTTATGGTAAAGGGGCTAAACTGGATATGGATGAGAACGATCCGGTTAATCCACTTACTGCTTATGCTACCTCAAAAATTGAGTCTGAAAAGAGAATTGGAGCTTTGGCTGATGAACACTTCTCTCCTGTCTTTTTGCGTAATGCTACAGCCTACGGCTACTCTCCTATGCTACGCATAGATTTGGTTGTCAACAATCTTCTGGCATGTGCAGTATCAAAAGGAAATATCGCTATCAAAAGTGATGGTTCTCCCTGGAGGCCACTGATACATTGCAAAGACATTGCGCATGCTTTTGTGGCGCTGGCAGAAGCCCCACAAGACAAAATGCATAACAAGATTATTAACATCGGAGCAAATAGCGAAAACTACCAGGTAAGAGATGTAGCGGACCAGGTACAAAAGCTATTGCCCGAAGCAGAAATTGTGTATACCGGCGAAGTTGGAGAAGACCCTCGTAACTATAAGGTAAATTTTGACTTGCTTTACTCTCTACTACCCGATTTTAAGCTGGAGTATGACCTTAAAAAAGGAATGCAGGAACTATACGATAAACTTTTGGAACATAAATTCTCAGCAGATGATTTTGATGGAGACCAGTTTGTGAGACTGAGAACTTTGGCAAAACGCTTGAACCTAATTCAATCTTCATAA
- a CDS encoding GNAT family N-acetyltransferase codes for MRTFLSEYKTDYSSYTFSYAAYCVKEAQEELPQIYDQGFLPYTGNTSLADDTFYMARSLRINLQNFKSSSENRRVDRKIEPLAIQMEVYKKEDFNLNNESFREFCSSYAEERFSGGSMEAARLQYVLDREMLTHIFKFYNEDQEFGYVFVVMEGDMLHYWFSFYDTEYMRSHSLGKWMMWKVIDWAHEQELAHVYIGTCYKERSLYKVRDHKGAEFFDGSKWNSDISLLKTLCKSDEEEKDKDLFKSKPEIYQ; via the coding sequence ATGAGAACATTTTTATCCGAATACAAAACGGACTACTCCTCCTATACTTTTTCATATGCTGCCTATTGTGTAAAAGAAGCTCAGGAAGAGCTGCCTCAAATTTACGATCAGGGCTTTCTCCCTTATACAGGTAACACCTCTCTTGCTGACGACACTTTTTATATGGCCCGGAGCCTACGCATAAACTTACAAAATTTCAAAAGCAGCTCCGAAAACCGTAGAGTTGATCGTAAAATAGAGCCTTTGGCTATACAAATGGAGGTTTATAAAAAAGAGGATTTTAACCTGAATAACGAATCTTTTAGAGAATTTTGCTCCAGCTATGCCGAAGAGCGTTTCTCTGGTGGCTCTATGGAGGCAGCACGTTTACAATATGTGCTGGATAGAGAAATGCTTACCCATATCTTTAAGTTTTACAACGAAGATCAGGAATTTGGTTATGTTTTCGTAGTGATGGAGGGTGATATGCTGCATTATTGGTTCTCTTTTTATGATACTGAATACATGCGCTCACACTCTTTAGGTAAATGGATGATGTGGAAAGTCATTGACTGGGCGCATGAACAGGAACTTGCCCATGTATATATAGGAACCTGCTATAAAGAGCGCTCTCTCTACAAAGTAAGAGACCACAAAGGTGCCGAGTTCTTTGATGGTAGCAAGTGGAACAGTGATATTAGCTTACTAAAAACGCTTTGTAAAAGCGACGAGGAGGAGAAAGATAAAGACCTATTTAAAAGCAAACCAGAGATATATCAATAA
- a CDS encoding NAD-dependent epimerase/dehydratase family protein: MTILVTGGAGYVGTQLVTQLINDPSVSRIIVYDNLSRDNYHLFLGHSFVDKKDKRELKIDFVHGELLDTRKLRSVVKEADAVYHLAAKVVTPFATTDGHAYEQTNHWGTAELVYAIEDAPKVQKLVYLSSTSVYGSSTELVDENTTPNPQTIYGISKLRAEDHVRRMFAKIPTYIIRCGNVYGYNKSLRFDAVINRFMFEANFKRRISIHGDGKQRRAFINVQRVGEVLASLMHTDMPSDTYNLVDKNFQILDIVDVVKAIYFDLEFIFVNRHLGLRELSVNTDLKLFKYLPSWDEDSLLDEMEEFRTRFSF; the protein is encoded by the coding sequence ATGACTATTTTAGTAACCGGTGGGGCCGGATACGTGGGTACCCAATTGGTAACCCAATTAATAAACGACCCATCTGTTTCTCGTATTATTGTATACGATAACTTATCACGTGATAACTACCACCTCTTTTTAGGTCATTCTTTTGTAGATAAAAAAGATAAGAGAGAACTAAAAATAGACTTTGTACACGGCGAACTGCTAGATACACGTAAGCTACGCTCTGTAGTAAAAGAGGCTGATGCGGTTTATCATCTGGCAGCAAAAGTGGTAACTCCTTTTGCCACTACAGACGGCCATGCTTACGAGCAGACCAACCACTGGGGTACTGCTGAGCTGGTTTATGCAATAGAGGACGCTCCTAAAGTACAAAAGCTGGTATATTTGAGTAGTACTTCTGTTTACGGCTCTTCTACTGAGCTAGTAGACGAAAACACTACGCCCAACCCACAAACGATTTATGGTATTTCTAAGCTTAGAGCGGAGGATCATGTACGTCGTATGTTTGCTAAGATACCTACCTACATTATCCGTTGTGGTAATGTCTATGGCTACAATAAGAGCTTGCGATTTGATGCGGTGATTAACCGTTTCATGTTTGAAGCTAACTTTAAACGCCGCATTTCTATTCATGGTGACGGCAAGCAGAGGAGAGCTTTTATCAATGTGCAGCGTGTAGGGGAAGTGTTAGCTTCTCTTATGCATACTGATATGCCTTCAGATACTTACAATCTGGTTGATAAAAACTTTCAGATTCTGGACATAGTAGATGTGGTAAAAGCCATCTATTTTGACCTGGAGTTTATCTTTGTAAACCGACATTTAGGATTGCGAGAACTATCTGTAAATACAGACCTTAAGTTGTTTAAATATCTGCCTTCCTGGGATGAAGATTCGCTGCTGGATGAAATGGAAGAGTTTAGAACTCGCTTTTCTTTCTAG
- a CDS encoding NAD-dependent epimerase/dehydratase family protein — protein MSKNLLITGGLGNLGSWLTDYFCRNTDMNVHVLASRKRPILKELNFTFIACDISDADSCQQQLSPYHFDYVIHTASINDFFKDNFAKDALMVNALGTRNLLDYFKDKQLDNFVYFSTFQVYGQRSGLITEETATVPKNDYGTTHLFAEYYLKQFHSTHHIPYTTFRLTNSYGCPKDHESSKWYLILNDLSRMAAEDKKIVLKSNGKATRDFIWMGNVCQIVDEALKRPAPHNTFNIAGEQTYTMLDIAQYVQEAYQEMYGELLPIQTNEADTTVYPDDLKVSAEKLQSCYEYEVEVRFKEEAKNIFKMLEQK, from the coding sequence ATGAGTAAAAACCTATTGATCACCGGAGGACTTGGCAACCTCGGAAGCTGGTTGACAGACTATTTTTGTAGAAATACGGATATGAATGTGCACGTGCTCGCCAGCCGTAAACGCCCTATACTCAAAGAGCTAAACTTTACATTTATAGCCTGCGACATCTCCGATGCGGACTCATGTCAGCAGCAGCTTAGTCCCTATCATTTTGATTATGTCATTCATACAGCTAGTATAAACGACTTTTTTAAAGATAATTTTGCCAAAGATGCGCTAATGGTGAATGCATTGGGTACCCGTAATCTTTTGGACTACTTCAAAGACAAGCAGCTGGATAACTTTGTGTATTTCTCCACCTTCCAGGTGTATGGGCAACGTAGTGGGTTAATTACTGAAGAAACTGCTACTGTACCCAAAAACGATTACGGCACTACTCACCTGTTTGCTGAGTACTACCTTAAGCAGTTTCATAGTACGCATCACATTCCTTACACTACTTTCAGGCTTACAAATAGCTACGGCTGTCCTAAAGATCATGAATCGTCTAAGTGGTACCTAATATTGAATGATTTATCGCGTATGGCAGCAGAAGATAAAAAGATTGTGCTCAAATCTAATGGTAAAGCTACTCGCGATTTTATATGGATGGGCAATGTATGCCAGATTGTAGATGAAGCCCTAAAAAGGCCTGCCCCCCACAATACATTCAATATCGCTGGAGAGCAGACTTACACCATGCTGGATATCGCTCAGTATGTACAGGAAGCCTATCAGGAGATGTACGGAGAGCTATTGCCTATACAAACCAATGAGGCAGATACTACTGTCTACCCCGACGATCTTAAGGTAAGTGCAGAAAAACTCCAAAGCTGCTACGAGTATGAAGTGGAAGTTCGCTTTAAAGAAGAAGCCAAAAATATTTTTAAAATGCTTGAGCAAAAATAG